From the genome of Ectobacillus sp. JY-23, one region includes:
- a CDS encoding phage tail protein has product MNQLFLFDGLTEKLVAVSSNDGNMMPFYDDKHVEQLNRDFTFTFSVPATHADAIYVKRGNIAGFLDLDGNLQAFTIYNTEEFHDGDTFTKTASCEHVSYELLDDIVEDKRTVNGTALQAVTDALSKSRWQIGTVDSLGTNNVNFYYNNALNNLREIVRVYGGELRFRLTYTAGSITGRYVDLLTRRGVDTGKRFEYTKDLTSVKRTEDFADVKTALYGRGKSSTIEATGGYTRKATFRDVVWTTVGNPANKPAGQEWVGDTNALALYGRANGTRHRYGVVEFNDIEDPNVLLQATWDFLQTVNKPRLTYEVQAVDLERVAGLSHEKSRLGDNVFVIDKDFTPELRVQARVIEVRRSLTDPAATEFVLGNFIPMLTDITSRIEGIEQTINDRGGVWDGVVNPIDDGDVAPVTATTPTNFTANGLFELIALKWDFDSRLGLAGYEVYGSQVNNFTPQASNLIWKGKAGGITHKANPNETWYFRLRSFNTAGQYSAYTAQVTASTTKINGTYIADATIGNAQIGNVSADKLTAGTIDAVEIDIVNINADNINTGLLSADRVRIGAGTTFENGYNPVEMVIGSANMLKGWDFSRFNVNDWQVWNANTQAPTVLNITLNSGEVLPFLKVASNAGLAKDSTFGLGTKSSATGLKFTVIGGEKYTLSFLVARHPNATDDLNYTYLINDGGTNQRIPTTSVNIQRVYGGITSPHILPVYRYELTFTATETCPTVRLLIGARTSSDFTGTNAFGVFYVAKIKLEQGTKATAWTPNNEEIVGELTDTSGKINAVVTSENSATVIDGNKVATGSIDANKLKVTAFNLINNPTMTETVTDWVASAGTITLADNPLTTAGGGVSSAVKVAKLSSTGNGAFNSNLFLVDPNKAYKFKVALYKPTGQGGRSYFGIVAYDKDLVQLTCDYFNVSTRTLSGSASFPYFWFSNTGNTDQTNGVWRYMEGYALGPDANVDNYPNGKNVDRHVKLPPNTRYILVRVLNYANTVNSDLYMYSPSVTVADSGKISFDQAEGGKLKLGQAYGNGELEVYADTDGDGQQELVGQVNEKGISGPTITSNDFRGNVVNVYQGGHTAIYVDGTNGNDANDGSTMALAKKNLFNVINGLPKNLNGRNITIWISNIKLYGGMHINGFQNGQLLIAGYNAQKSTIVGYTRISGSTTRVLFQDIIFEGDNTTVGKALVDVFLCTNVELYACKLYGFNKAQHGIYYDRASGVVGETHVYGVADRGIYVTYGRVDVYNNYGNAPVAFLADTGGHISGFGTRWGGTLSRTNSGMLGYHSYTDNTWKQDVWTVNLGEATPAVPPEQTTVWNSTFGGNYSSQGFFTANEVKQGDYGYGNRKGLWVFGNIRGTLAGKTIVSAKLTITRDSRGGASGGRTAHIVCHAQTANPNGDFAVTGEVASGVLGWGQTLVIDVTSATQTQIANGTQQGFGVYIPSGGSTDYMSLSTSASLQVTYR; this is encoded by the coding sequence GTGAACCAGCTATTTTTATTTGACGGTTTAACTGAAAAGCTTGTTGCTGTTAGCAGTAATGATGGGAACATGATGCCTTTTTATGATGATAAACATGTGGAGCAGCTGAATCGTGACTTCACGTTCACATTTTCTGTGCCTGCTACTCATGCTGATGCCATCTATGTAAAACGAGGTAACATTGCAGGATTTCTTGATTTGGATGGTAACTTGCAAGCTTTTACGATTTACAATACGGAAGAGTTTCATGATGGAGACACTTTTACCAAAACAGCTTCATGTGAGCATGTAAGCTATGAATTGCTTGACGATATCGTTGAGGATAAACGAACAGTGAATGGTACAGCATTACAGGCTGTAACGGATGCACTTTCGAAGAGTCGATGGCAAATTGGTACAGTGGACAGTTTAGGTACAAACAATGTGAATTTTTACTACAACAACGCTTTAAATAACCTGCGTGAGATTGTCCGTGTGTATGGTGGAGAGCTGCGCTTCAGATTGACATACACGGCTGGATCCATTACAGGGCGATACGTAGATTTACTGACTAGACGCGGAGTTGATACAGGGAAACGTTTTGAATATACGAAAGACCTGACAAGTGTTAAACGTACAGAAGATTTTGCAGATGTTAAAACCGCTTTATATGGGCGGGGTAAATCTAGCACAATTGAGGCTACAGGCGGCTATACGCGTAAAGCCACGTTTAGAGACGTTGTTTGGACTACCGTTGGTAATCCTGCTAACAAACCCGCAGGACAAGAATGGGTAGGAGATACCAATGCTCTTGCTCTTTACGGCAGGGCGAATGGCACGCGCCACCGTTACGGTGTTGTAGAGTTTAACGATATTGAAGATCCTAACGTATTACTACAGGCTACGTGGGATTTTTTACAAACTGTAAACAAGCCAAGGTTAACGTACGAAGTGCAGGCAGTTGATCTTGAGCGTGTGGCAGGGTTAAGTCACGAAAAGTCGCGGTTAGGCGATAACGTTTTTGTTATTGATAAGGATTTTACGCCTGAATTACGAGTACAAGCACGCGTGATAGAGGTACGCCGTAGCCTAACAGACCCAGCAGCTACAGAGTTTGTTTTAGGTAACTTTATCCCTATGTTGACGGATATTACTAGTCGTATTGAAGGGATTGAACAGACGATTAACGATAGGGGTGGTGTTTGGGACGGTGTTGTTAACCCAATTGATGACGGTGACGTAGCGCCTGTAACGGCTACTACACCAACTAACTTTACGGCTAACGGCTTGTTTGAGCTTATTGCGCTTAAATGGGATTTTGATAGCCGTTTAGGACTTGCAGGTTATGAAGTTTACGGCTCCCAAGTTAACAACTTTACACCGCAAGCTAGCAACTTAATTTGGAAGGGTAAGGCGGGCGGTATTACGCACAAAGCAAACCCTAACGAAACATGGTACTTTAGATTACGTAGTTTTAACACAGCAGGGCAGTACAGCGCTTATACGGCGCAAGTTACCGCTAGTACAACTAAAATTAACGGTACGTACATTGCAGACGCTACCATCGGTAATGCACAAATAGGTAACGTTAGTGCCGATAAACTAACCGCAGGTACTATTGATGCTGTAGAAATTGATATTGTTAACATTAACGCAGATAACATTAATACGGGTTTGTTAAGCGCAGACCGTGTGCGCATTGGTGCGGGGACTACGTTTGAGAATGGTTACAACCCTGTAGAAATGGTAATTGGTAGTGCAAATATGTTAAAGGGGTGGGACTTTAGCCGTTTTAACGTAAACGATTGGCAGGTGTGGAATGCTAACACACAAGCGCCTACGGTGTTAAATATTACATTAAATAGCGGTGAGGTATTACCGTTTTTAAAAGTAGCTTCTAACGCAGGATTAGCCAAAGATAGTACGTTTGGGCTTGGTACTAAAAGTAGTGCGACAGGGCTTAAATTTACTGTGATTGGTGGCGAAAAGTACACGTTATCCTTTTTGGTAGCGAGACATCCTAATGCTACTGACGATCTAAATTATACGTACCTTATTAACGATGGAGGCACTAACCAACGCATACCGACAACAAGCGTAAACATACAAAGGGTGTACGGCGGTATTACCAGCCCTCATATTTTACCTGTATACCGTTATGAACTTACTTTTACCGCCACAGAGACATGCCCGACAGTACGTTTGTTAATTGGTGCACGTACAAGTAGCGATTTTACAGGTACTAACGCCTTCGGGGTATTTTACGTCGCAAAAATAAAGTTAGAACAAGGTACAAAGGCTACAGCGTGGACACCTAATAATGAAGAGATTGTAGGGGAATTAACGGACACAAGCGGTAAAATTAACGCCGTAGTTACAAGTGAAAATAGCGCTACAGTTATTGATGGTAATAAAGTAGCTACAGGCTCTATTGACGCTAACAAACTAAAGGTTACAGCGTTTAATTTAATTAATAACCCTACTATGACCGAAACGGTTACTGATTGGGTTGCGAGTGCAGGTACCATTACGTTAGCGGATAACCCATTAACTACGGCAGGCGGTGGCGTTTCATCTGCTGTAAAAGTAGCAAAGTTGAGCAGCACAGGCAACGGAGCTTTTAACTCAAATTTGTTTTTAGTAGATCCTAACAAAGCGTATAAGTTTAAAGTGGCACTCTACAAACCTACAGGACAGGGCGGCCGTAGTTATTTTGGTATTGTGGCATATGATAAAGACCTTGTACAGCTTACATGTGACTACTTTAACGTAAGTACCCGTACATTAAGTGGTAGCGCGAGTTTCCCGTACTTTTGGTTTAGTAACACGGGGAATACCGACCAAACTAACGGTGTATGGCGTTATATGGAAGGGTATGCATTAGGACCTGATGCGAACGTAGACAACTATCCTAACGGTAAAAACGTAGATAGACATGTGAAGCTACCACCTAACACGCGCTATATTTTAGTACGTGTTCTTAACTATGCCAACACGGTAAACAGCGACCTTTACATGTATTCTCCTTCTGTAACGGTAGCGGATAGCGGTAAGATATCATTCGACCAAGCAGAAGGCGGGAAACTAAAACTCGGGCAAGCATATGGTAACGGTGAGTTGGAAGTGTACGCAGATACAGATGGTGACGGGCAACAGGAGCTTGTAGGACAAGTAAACGAAAAAGGGATATCTGGACCTACCATCACCAGCAATGACTTTAGAGGTAACGTCGTTAACGTGTACCAAGGCGGTCACACTGCGATATATGTTGACGGCACAAATGGTAATGACGCTAATGATGGTAGTACAATGGCGCTTGCTAAAAAGAACTTATTTAACGTGATCAACGGCTTACCTAAAAACCTAAACGGGCGTAATATTACGATTTGGATTAGTAACATTAAACTATACGGTGGTATGCACATAAACGGTTTTCAAAATGGGCAGTTACTGATTGCGGGATATAATGCACAAAAAAGTACAATTGTAGGATACACACGTATAAGTGGCAGCACTACTCGTGTACTGTTTCAGGATATTATATTTGAGGGCGATAACACTACGGTAGGTAAAGCGCTTGTTGACGTGTTTTTATGTACAAATGTAGAGTTGTACGCATGTAAATTATACGGATTTAACAAGGCGCAACACGGTATTTATTACGACCGCGCAAGTGGCGTAGTTGGTGAAACGCATGTATATGGCGTTGCTGATCGTGGAATATACGTTACCTATGGTCGTGTTGATGTGTATAACAACTACGGTAATGCACCTGTAGCTTTTTTAGCAGACACAGGTGGGCATATATCCGGATTTGGCACACGTTGGGGCGGTACCTTAAGTCGTACAAATAGCGGTATGCTAGGTTATCATTCCTACACTGATAACACTTGGAAGCAGGACGTTTGGACAGTGAACTTAGGGGAGGCTACACCTGCAGTGCCGCCTGAGCAGACAACGGTATGGAATAGTACCTTTGGCGGGAACTACAGTTCCCAGGGATTCTTTACCGCAAATGAGGTCAAACAAGGCGATTACGGCTATGGAAACCGTAAAGGTCTATGGGTATTTGGCAATATTCGCGGTACATTGGCCGGTAAAACCATTGTTAGTGCTAAACTTACCATTACACGCGATAGCCGTGGTGGTGCAAGTGGTGGACGTACTGCACACATTGTGTGCCACGCACAAACAGCAAACCCTAACGGTGACTTTGCGGTAACAGGCGAAGTTGCAAGTGGTGTTTTAGGTTGGGGGCAAACGTTGGTGATTGACGTTACAAGCGCTACACAAACACAAATTGCAAACGGTACGCAGCAAGGGTTTGGCGTTTATATCCCTAGCGGTGGTAGCACTGATTATATGAGTTTATCTACTAGCGCTAGTTTACAAGTCACATATAGATAA
- a CDS encoding distal tail protein Dit, whose translation MFTFNGIHASTYGIKVISVSRPPLPAIKNTFVEPPGRNGAYFAKSALSKREIAVKIKIKAISQAALRTNARNIAKWLHNNRLEAPLIFDDEPDKVYIAITDGTDWEEIFRFGDGTIRFVCADPCAESSAATNITLTSNGNKIINVTGTSDVSPVITITFTGATTNLSIKHVEKNEVIKLVKAFVSSDTLIIDCRKGFITLNGTNIMPALDLSSDFWSLYPGTNTINCTTFLGTMTLTYKDKWL comes from the coding sequence ATGTTTACATTCAATGGCATACATGCGAGTACGTATGGAATTAAGGTGATAAGCGTCTCACGCCCTCCTTTACCTGCAATTAAAAATACCTTTGTAGAACCGCCTGGAAGAAACGGTGCATACTTTGCAAAGTCTGCATTAAGTAAACGTGAAATTGCAGTCAAAATAAAAATAAAAGCTATATCACAAGCAGCTCTTCGTACAAATGCTCGAAACATCGCTAAGTGGCTACACAACAATAGATTAGAAGCTCCACTGATATTTGATGATGAGCCAGACAAAGTCTATATCGCTATTACAGACGGTACAGACTGGGAAGAGATATTTCGCTTTGGTGATGGTACAATCCGGTTTGTTTGTGCAGATCCTTGTGCAGAAAGTAGTGCAGCTACTAACATCACGTTAACGAGTAATGGAAATAAAATTATAAACGTTACGGGAACTTCTGATGTCTCGCCGGTTATTACAATTACTTTTACCGGCGCCACTACCAATTTGAGTATTAAGCATGTAGAAAAAAATGAAGTTATTAAGCTAGTTAAGGCATTTGTAAGCTCAGATACATTAATAATTGATTGTAGAAAGGGATTTATTACATTAAACGGTACAAACATTATGCCTGCATTAGATTTAAGTAGTGATTTTTGGTCATTGTATCCTGGAACAAACACAATCAACTGTACTACATTTTTAGGTACAATGACGTTGACATACAAGGATAAATGGCTGTAG